In Mastomys coucha isolate ucsf_1 unplaced genomic scaffold, UCSF_Mcou_1 pScaffold5, whole genome shotgun sequence, one genomic interval encodes:
- the Ace gene encoding angiotensin-converting enzyme isoform X3, with translation MGQGWATPGLPIFLFLLLCCGHPLLVLNQVTTDHVTTNQGITNQATTRSQTTTQQAAISQTTQIPNLETDEAKADRFVEEYDRTAQVLWNEYAEANWHYNTNITIENSKILLQKNKEVSNHTLKYGTWAKTFDVSNFQNSTIKRIIKKVQNMERAVLPPKELEEYNKILLDMETTYSVANVCYTNGTCLPLEPDLTNMMATSRKYEELLWAWKSWRDKVGRAILPFFPKYVEFSNKIAKLNGYTDAGDSWRSFYESDSLEQDLEKLYEELQPLYLNLHAYVRRSLHRHYGPEYINLDGPIPAHLLGNMWAQTWSNIYDLVAPFPSAPNLDATEAMKKQGWTPRRIFKEADNFFTSLGLLPVPAEFWNKSMLEKPTDGREVVCHASAWDFYNGKDFRIKQCTSVNMEDLVIAHHEMGHVQYFMQYKDLPMTFREGANPGFHEAIGDVLALSVSTPKHLHSLNLLSSEGSGYEHDINFLMKMALDKIAFIPFSYLMDQWRWRIFDGSITKENYNQEWWSLRLKYQGLCPPVPRSQGDFDPGSKFHIPANVPYIRYFISFIIQFQFHEALCHAAGHTGPLHKCDIYQSKEAGKLLADTMKLGYSKPWPEAMKLITGQPNMSASAMMNYFKPLTEWLVTENRRHGETLGWPEYTWTPNTARAEGSLPESSRVNFLGMYLEPQQARVGQWVLLFLGVALLLATVGLAHRLYNIHNHHSLRRPHRGPQFGSEVELRHS, from the exons ATGGGCCAAGGTTGGGCTACTCCAGGACTGCccatcttcctctttctgctGCTCTGCTGTGGGCACCCTCTACTGGTCCTGAATCAGGTGACCACTGACCACGTGACAACCAACCAGGGGATAACAAACCAGGCAACAACCAGAAGCCAGACAACAACTCAGCAAGCAGCCATCAGCCAGACAACCCAGATTCCAA ACCTAGAGACTGATGAAGCCAAAGCTGACAGGTTCGTGGAGGAGTATGACCGGACAGCCCAGGTGTTGTGGAACGAGTACGCAGAGGCCAACTGGCATTATAACACCAACATTACCATAGAGAACAGCAAGATCCTG CTTCAGAAAAACAAGGAAGTGTCCAACCACACCCTGAAATATGGCACCTGGGCCAAGACATTTGACGTGAGCAACTTTCAAAACTCTACCATCAAGCGGATCATAAAGAAGGTTCAGAACATGGAACGGGCAGTGTTGCCTCCCAAGGAATTAGAAGAG TACAACAAAATCCTGCTAGACATGGAGACAACTTACAGCGTAGCCAACGTTTGCTACACAAATGGCACTTGTCTGCCCCTGGAGCCTG ATCTGACAAATATGATGGCCACATCCCGGAAATACGAAGAACTGCTATGGGCGtggaagagctggagagacaaAGTGGGGAGAGCcatccttccctttttccctaAGTATGTGGAATTCTCCAACAAGATCGCCAAGCTCAACG GCTACACAGATGCAGGGGACTCATGGAGATCCTTCTACGAGTCTGACAGCTTGGAGCAAGACCTGGAAAAACTGTATGAGGAGCTGCAGCCGCTCTACCTGAACCTGCATGCCTATGTGCGCCGGTCCCTGCACCGCCACTATGGGCCTGAGTACATCAACCTGGATGGTCCCATTCCTGCCCATCTGCTAG GGAACATGTGGGCGCAGACCTGGTCCAACATCTATGATTTGGTGGCGCCCTTCCCTTCTGCCCCCAATTTAGATGCTACAGAAGCCATGAAAAAGCAG GGATGGACACCCAGAAGAATCTTTAAAGAAGCTGACAATTTCTTTACCTCCTTGGGGCTGTTACCTGTGCCCGCTGAGTTCTGGAACAAGTCCATGTTAGAGAAGCCAACCGATGGAAGGGAGGTGGTGTGCCATGCCTCAGCCTGGGACTTCTACAACGGCAAGGACTTCAG GATCAAGCAGTGTACCTCTGTGAACATGGAGGACTTGGTGATAGCACACCACGAAATGGGCCACGTCCAGTATTTCATGCAGTACAAAGACTTACCCATGACCTTTCGGGAGGGTGCCAACCCCGGTTTTCATGAAGCTATTGGAGATGTGCTAGCTCTGTCGGTGTCTACCCCCAAGCATCTACACAGTCTCAACCTGCTTAGTAGTGAGGGCAGTGGCTACg AGCATGACATCAACTTTCTAATGAAGATGGCCCTCGACAAGATCGCCTTCATCCCGTTCAGCTACCTCATGGACCAGTGGCGCTGGAGGATTTTTGATGGGAGCATCACCAAGGAGAACTACAACCAGGAGTGGTGGAGCCTCAG GCTGAAGTATCAGGGTCTCTGCCCTCCAGTGCCTCGATCCCAAGGTGACTTTGACCCAGGGTCCAAGTTCCACATACCTGCGAATGTGCCATACATCAG GTACTTTATCAGCTTCATCATCCAGTTCCAGTTCCACGAGGCACTGTGTCACGCAGCCGGGCACACGGGTCCCCTGCACAAGTGTGACATCTACCAATCCAAGGAAGCAGGGAAGCTCCTGGC GGATACCATGAAGCTGGGCTACAGTAAGCCGTGGCCAGAGGCCATGAAGCTGATCACAGGCCAGCCTAACATGTCAGCTTCTGCCATGATGAATTACTTCAAGCCACTGACAGAATGGCTCGTCACCGAGAACAGGAGACATGGAGAGACACTGGGCTGGCCGGAGTACACCTGGACACCAAACACGG CTCGTGCAGAAGGCTCCCTCCCAGAGTCCAGCCGCGTCAACTTCCTGGGCATGTACCTGGAGCCACAGCAGGCCCGCGTGGGCCAGTGGGTGCTGCTCTTCCTAGGCGTCGCCCTGCTGCTGGCCACCGTGGGTCTCGCCCATCGTCTCTACAACATCCATAACCATCACAGCCTCCGCCGGCCCCACCGCGGGCCCCAGTTTGGGTCTGAGGTGGAGCTCAGACACTCCTGA
- the Ace gene encoding angiotensin-converting enzyme isoform X2, whose product MGAASGQRGPWPLSPPLLTLSLLVVLLLPPSPAAALDPGLQPGNFSADEAGAQLFAESYNSSAEVVMYQSTAASWAYDTNITEENAQRQEEAALLNQEFTEVWGKKAKELYESMWQNFADSKLRRIIGSIRTLGPANLPLAQRQQYNSLLSNMSRIYSTGKVCFPNKTATCWSLEPELTNILASSRSYAKLLFAWEGWHDAVGIPLKPLYQDFTALSNEAYRQDGFSDTGAYWRSWYESPSFEESLEHLYHQLEPLYLNLHAYVRRALHRRYGDKYINLRGPIPAHLLGDMWAQSWENIYDMVVPFPDKPNLDVTSTMVQKGWNATHMFRVSEEFFTSLGLSPMPPEFWAESMLEKPTDGREVVCHASAWDFYNRKDFRIKQCTRVTMDQLSTVHHEMGHVQYYLQYKDLHVSLRRGANPGFHEAIGDVLALSVSTPAHLQKIGLLDHVVNDIESDINYLLKMALEKIAFLPFGYLVDQWRWEVFSGRTPPSRYNFDWWYLRTKYQGICPPVSRNETHFDAGAKFHIPSVTPYIRYFVSFVLQFQFHQALCKEAGHQGPLHQCDIYQSTKAGAKLQQVLQAGCSRPWQEVLKDLVGSDALDAKALLEYFQPLNQWLEEQNQRNGEVLGWPEYQWRPPLPDNYPEGIDLETDEAKADRFVEEYDRTAQVLWNEYAEANWHYNTNITIENSKILLQKNKEVSNHTLKYGTWAKTFDVSNFQNSTIKRIIKKVQNMERAVLPPKELEEYNKILLDMETTYSVANVCYTNGTCLPLEPDLTNMMATSRKYEELLWAWKSWRDKVGRAILPFFPKYVEFSNKIAKLNGYTDAGDSWRSFYESDSLEQDLEKLYEELQPLYLNLHAYVRRSLHRHYGPEYINLDGPIPAHLLGNMWAQTWSNIYDLVAPFPSAPNLDATEAMKKQGWTPRRIFKEADNFFTSLGLLPVPAEFWNKSMLEKPTDGREVVCHASAWDFYNGKDFRIKQCTSVNMEDLVIAHHEMGHVQYFMQYKDLPMTFREGANPGFHEAIGDVLALSVSTPKHLHSLNLLSSEGSGYEHDINFLMKMALDKIAFIPFSYLMDQWRWRIFDGSITKENYNQEWWSLRLKYQGLCPPVPRSQGDFDPGSKFHIPANVPYIRHFTPATSHPLPPPQVLYQLHHPVPVPRGTVSRSRAHGSPAQV is encoded by the exons ATGGGGGCTGCGTCCGGCCAGCGAGGGCCGTGGCCGTTGTCGCCTCCGCTCTTGACGCTGTCGCtgctggtggtgctgctgctgccgccgtcGCCCGCCGCGGCGCTCGACCCCGGATTGCAGCCGGGCAACTTTTCTGCGGACGAGGCAGGGGCGCAGCTCTTCGCTGAAAGCTATAACTCGAGCGCCGAGGTGGTGATGTACCAGAGCACCGCGGCCAGCTGGGCGTACGACACCAACATCACGGAGGAGAATGCGCAGCGCCAG GAGGAAGCGGCCCTGCTCAACCAGGAGTTTACAGAGGTCTGGGGCAAGAAGGCCAAGGAGCTGTATGAGTCCATGTGGCAGAACTTTGCTGACTCAAAGCTGCGAAGGATCATCGGATCTATTCGGACCCTAGGACCTGCCAACCTGCCCCTGGCCCAGCGGCAGCAG TACAACTCTCTGCTAAGCAACATGAGCAGAATCTACTCCACTGGCAAGGTCTGCTTCCCCAACAAGACTGCCACCTGCTGGTCCCTGGAGCCAG AGCTCACCAACATCCTGGCTTCCTCACGAAGCTATGCCAAGCTGCTGTTTGCCTGGGAGGGCTGGCATGATGCTGTGGGAATCCCACTGAAACCTCTCTATCAAGACTTTACTGCCCTCAGTAATGAAGCCTACAGACAAGATG GCTTCTCGGACACAGGAGCCTACTGGCGCTCCTGGTATGAGTCCCCCTCCTTTGAGGAGAGTCTGGAGCATCTCTACCACCAACTAGAGCCCCTCTACCTGAACCTCCATGCCTACGTTCGCCGCGCACTGCATCGCCGCTATGGGGACAAATACATCAATCTCAGGGGGCCAATTCCCGCTCATCTGCTGG GAGACATGTGGGCCCAGAGCTGGGAGAACATCTACGACATGGTAGTGCCTTTCCCAGACAAACCCAACCTCGATGTCACCAGTACAATGGTACAGAAG GGCTGGAATGCCACACACATGTTCCGGGTATCAGAGGAATTCTTCACCTCGCTGGGTCTCTCACCcatgcctcctgagttctgggcaGAGTCAATGCTGGAGAAACCAACTGATGGACGGGAGGTGGTGTGCCATGCCTCTGCCTGGGACTTCTACAACAGGAAGGACTTCAG GATTAAGCAGTGCACACGGGTCACGATGGATCAGCTCTCCACGGTGCACCACGAGATGGGCCATGTGCAGTACTATCTCCAGTACAAGGACCTGCATGTCTCTCTGCGTAGAGGTGCCAACCCTGGCTTCCATGAGGCCATTGGGGATGTGCTTGCACTCTCTGTCTCTACCCCTGCGCATCTGCAGAAAATCGGCCTGCTGGACCATGTTGTCAATGACATAG AAAGTGACATCAATTACTTGCTAAAGATGGCCCTCGAGAAAATTGCCTTCTTGCCCTTTGGTTACCTGGTGGACCAGTGGCGTTGGGAGGTCTTCAGTGGACGGACCCCACCCTCTCGCTACAACTTTGACTGGTGGTATCTTCG AACCAAGTATCAGGGGATCTGCCCACCAGTTTCCCGGAATGAAACCCATTTTGATGCCGGAGCCAAGTTTCACATCCCGAGCGTGACACCATACATCAG GTACTTTGTGAGCTTcgtgctgcagttccagttccaTCAAGCACTGTGCAAGGAGGCAGGCCACCAGGGCCCACTACACCAGTGTGACATCTACCAGTCCACCAAGGCGGGGGCCAAGCTCCA GCAGGTATtgcaggctggctgctccaggccCTGGCAGGAGGTGCTGAAGGACCTGGTAGGCTCAGATGCCCTGGATGCCAAGGCACTGCTGGAGTACTTCCAACCGCTCAACCAGTGGCTGGAGGAGCAGAATCAGCGGAATGGCGAAGTCCTAGGCTGGCCAGAGTATCAGTGGCGTCCACCGCTACCCGACAACTACCCAGAGGGCATTG ACCTAGAGACTGATGAAGCCAAAGCTGACAGGTTCGTGGAGGAGTATGACCGGACAGCCCAGGTGTTGTGGAACGAGTACGCAGAGGCCAACTGGCATTATAACACCAACATTACCATAGAGAACAGCAAGATCCTG CTTCAGAAAAACAAGGAAGTGTCCAACCACACCCTGAAATATGGCACCTGGGCCAAGACATTTGACGTGAGCAACTTTCAAAACTCTACCATCAAGCGGATCATAAAGAAGGTTCAGAACATGGAACGGGCAGTGTTGCCTCCCAAGGAATTAGAAGAG TACAACAAAATCCTGCTAGACATGGAGACAACTTACAGCGTAGCCAACGTTTGCTACACAAATGGCACTTGTCTGCCCCTGGAGCCTG ATCTGACAAATATGATGGCCACATCCCGGAAATACGAAGAACTGCTATGGGCGtggaagagctggagagacaaAGTGGGGAGAGCcatccttccctttttccctaAGTATGTGGAATTCTCCAACAAGATCGCCAAGCTCAACG GCTACACAGATGCAGGGGACTCATGGAGATCCTTCTACGAGTCTGACAGCTTGGAGCAAGACCTGGAAAAACTGTATGAGGAGCTGCAGCCGCTCTACCTGAACCTGCATGCCTATGTGCGCCGGTCCCTGCACCGCCACTATGGGCCTGAGTACATCAACCTGGATGGTCCCATTCCTGCCCATCTGCTAG GGAACATGTGGGCGCAGACCTGGTCCAACATCTATGATTTGGTGGCGCCCTTCCCTTCTGCCCCCAATTTAGATGCTACAGAAGCCATGAAAAAGCAG GGATGGACACCCAGAAGAATCTTTAAAGAAGCTGACAATTTCTTTACCTCCTTGGGGCTGTTACCTGTGCCCGCTGAGTTCTGGAACAAGTCCATGTTAGAGAAGCCAACCGATGGAAGGGAGGTGGTGTGCCATGCCTCAGCCTGGGACTTCTACAACGGCAAGGACTTCAG GATCAAGCAGTGTACCTCTGTGAACATGGAGGACTTGGTGATAGCACACCACGAAATGGGCCACGTCCAGTATTTCATGCAGTACAAAGACTTACCCATGACCTTTCGGGAGGGTGCCAACCCCGGTTTTCATGAAGCTATTGGAGATGTGCTAGCTCTGTCGGTGTCTACCCCCAAGCATCTACACAGTCTCAACCTGCTTAGTAGTGAGGGCAGTGGCTACg AGCATGACATCAACTTTCTAATGAAGATGGCCCTCGACAAGATCGCCTTCATCCCGTTCAGCTACCTCATGGACCAGTGGCGCTGGAGGATTTTTGATGGGAGCATCACCAAGGAGAACTACAACCAGGAGTGGTGGAGCCTCAG GCTGAAGTATCAGGGTCTCTGCCCTCCAGTGCCTCGATCCCAAGGTGACTTTGACCCAGGGTCCAAGTTCCACATACCTGCGAATGTGCCATACATCAG GCACTTCACCCCTGCCACATCTCATCCCTTACCCCCACCCCAGGTACTTTATCAGCTTCATCATCCAGTTCCAGTTCCACGAGGCACTGTGTCACGCAGCCGGGCACACGGGTCCCCTGCACAAGTGTGA
- the Ace gene encoding angiotensin-converting enzyme isoform X1, giving the protein MGAASGQRGPWPLSPPLLTLSLLVVLLLPPSPAAALDPGLQPGNFSADEAGAQLFAESYNSSAEVVMYQSTAASWAYDTNITEENAQRQEEAALLNQEFTEVWGKKAKELYESMWQNFADSKLRRIIGSIRTLGPANLPLAQRQQYNSLLSNMSRIYSTGKVCFPNKTATCWSLEPELTNILASSRSYAKLLFAWEGWHDAVGIPLKPLYQDFTALSNEAYRQDGFSDTGAYWRSWYESPSFEESLEHLYHQLEPLYLNLHAYVRRALHRRYGDKYINLRGPIPAHLLGDMWAQSWENIYDMVVPFPDKPNLDVTSTMVQKGWNATHMFRVSEEFFTSLGLSPMPPEFWAESMLEKPTDGREVVCHASAWDFYNRKDFRIKQCTRVTMDQLSTVHHEMGHVQYYLQYKDLHVSLRRGANPGFHEAIGDVLALSVSTPAHLQKIGLLDHVVNDIESDINYLLKMALEKIAFLPFGYLVDQWRWEVFSGRTPPSRYNFDWWYLRTKYQGICPPVSRNETHFDAGAKFHIPSVTPYIRYFVSFVLQFQFHQALCKEAGHQGPLHQCDIYQSTKAGAKLQQVLQAGCSRPWQEVLKDLVGSDALDAKALLEYFQPLNQWLEEQNQRNGEVLGWPEYQWRPPLPDNYPEGIDLETDEAKADRFVEEYDRTAQVLWNEYAEANWHYNTNITIENSKILLQKNKEVSNHTLKYGTWAKTFDVSNFQNSTIKRIIKKVQNMERAVLPPKELEEYNKILLDMETTYSVANVCYTNGTCLPLEPDLTNMMATSRKYEELLWAWKSWRDKVGRAILPFFPKYVEFSNKIAKLNGYTDAGDSWRSFYESDSLEQDLEKLYEELQPLYLNLHAYVRRSLHRHYGPEYINLDGPIPAHLLGNMWAQTWSNIYDLVAPFPSAPNLDATEAMKKQGWTPRRIFKEADNFFTSLGLLPVPAEFWNKSMLEKPTDGREVVCHASAWDFYNGKDFRIKQCTSVNMEDLVIAHHEMGHVQYFMQYKDLPMTFREGANPGFHEAIGDVLALSVSTPKHLHSLNLLSSEGSGYEHDINFLMKMALDKIAFIPFSYLMDQWRWRIFDGSITKENYNQEWWSLRLKYQGLCPPVPRSQGDFDPGSKFHIPANVPYIRYFISFIIQFQFHEALCHAAGHTGPLHKCDIYQSKEAGKLLADTMKLGYSKPWPEAMKLITGQPNMSASAMMNYFKPLTEWLVTENRRHGETLGWPEYTWTPNTARAEGSLPESSRVNFLGMYLEPQQARVGQWVLLFLGVALLLATVGLAHRLYNIHNHHSLRRPHRGPQFGSEVELRHS; this is encoded by the exons ATGGGGGCTGCGTCCGGCCAGCGAGGGCCGTGGCCGTTGTCGCCTCCGCTCTTGACGCTGTCGCtgctggtggtgctgctgctgccgccgtcGCCCGCCGCGGCGCTCGACCCCGGATTGCAGCCGGGCAACTTTTCTGCGGACGAGGCAGGGGCGCAGCTCTTCGCTGAAAGCTATAACTCGAGCGCCGAGGTGGTGATGTACCAGAGCACCGCGGCCAGCTGGGCGTACGACACCAACATCACGGAGGAGAATGCGCAGCGCCAG GAGGAAGCGGCCCTGCTCAACCAGGAGTTTACAGAGGTCTGGGGCAAGAAGGCCAAGGAGCTGTATGAGTCCATGTGGCAGAACTTTGCTGACTCAAAGCTGCGAAGGATCATCGGATCTATTCGGACCCTAGGACCTGCCAACCTGCCCCTGGCCCAGCGGCAGCAG TACAACTCTCTGCTAAGCAACATGAGCAGAATCTACTCCACTGGCAAGGTCTGCTTCCCCAACAAGACTGCCACCTGCTGGTCCCTGGAGCCAG AGCTCACCAACATCCTGGCTTCCTCACGAAGCTATGCCAAGCTGCTGTTTGCCTGGGAGGGCTGGCATGATGCTGTGGGAATCCCACTGAAACCTCTCTATCAAGACTTTACTGCCCTCAGTAATGAAGCCTACAGACAAGATG GCTTCTCGGACACAGGAGCCTACTGGCGCTCCTGGTATGAGTCCCCCTCCTTTGAGGAGAGTCTGGAGCATCTCTACCACCAACTAGAGCCCCTCTACCTGAACCTCCATGCCTACGTTCGCCGCGCACTGCATCGCCGCTATGGGGACAAATACATCAATCTCAGGGGGCCAATTCCCGCTCATCTGCTGG GAGACATGTGGGCCCAGAGCTGGGAGAACATCTACGACATGGTAGTGCCTTTCCCAGACAAACCCAACCTCGATGTCACCAGTACAATGGTACAGAAG GGCTGGAATGCCACACACATGTTCCGGGTATCAGAGGAATTCTTCACCTCGCTGGGTCTCTCACCcatgcctcctgagttctgggcaGAGTCAATGCTGGAGAAACCAACTGATGGACGGGAGGTGGTGTGCCATGCCTCTGCCTGGGACTTCTACAACAGGAAGGACTTCAG GATTAAGCAGTGCACACGGGTCACGATGGATCAGCTCTCCACGGTGCACCACGAGATGGGCCATGTGCAGTACTATCTCCAGTACAAGGACCTGCATGTCTCTCTGCGTAGAGGTGCCAACCCTGGCTTCCATGAGGCCATTGGGGATGTGCTTGCACTCTCTGTCTCTACCCCTGCGCATCTGCAGAAAATCGGCCTGCTGGACCATGTTGTCAATGACATAG AAAGTGACATCAATTACTTGCTAAAGATGGCCCTCGAGAAAATTGCCTTCTTGCCCTTTGGTTACCTGGTGGACCAGTGGCGTTGGGAGGTCTTCAGTGGACGGACCCCACCCTCTCGCTACAACTTTGACTGGTGGTATCTTCG AACCAAGTATCAGGGGATCTGCCCACCAGTTTCCCGGAATGAAACCCATTTTGATGCCGGAGCCAAGTTTCACATCCCGAGCGTGACACCATACATCAG GTACTTTGTGAGCTTcgtgctgcagttccagttccaTCAAGCACTGTGCAAGGAGGCAGGCCACCAGGGCCCACTACACCAGTGTGACATCTACCAGTCCACCAAGGCGGGGGCCAAGCTCCA GCAGGTATtgcaggctggctgctccaggccCTGGCAGGAGGTGCTGAAGGACCTGGTAGGCTCAGATGCCCTGGATGCCAAGGCACTGCTGGAGTACTTCCAACCGCTCAACCAGTGGCTGGAGGAGCAGAATCAGCGGAATGGCGAAGTCCTAGGCTGGCCAGAGTATCAGTGGCGTCCACCGCTACCCGACAACTACCCAGAGGGCATTG ACCTAGAGACTGATGAAGCCAAAGCTGACAGGTTCGTGGAGGAGTATGACCGGACAGCCCAGGTGTTGTGGAACGAGTACGCAGAGGCCAACTGGCATTATAACACCAACATTACCATAGAGAACAGCAAGATCCTG CTTCAGAAAAACAAGGAAGTGTCCAACCACACCCTGAAATATGGCACCTGGGCCAAGACATTTGACGTGAGCAACTTTCAAAACTCTACCATCAAGCGGATCATAAAGAAGGTTCAGAACATGGAACGGGCAGTGTTGCCTCCCAAGGAATTAGAAGAG TACAACAAAATCCTGCTAGACATGGAGACAACTTACAGCGTAGCCAACGTTTGCTACACAAATGGCACTTGTCTGCCCCTGGAGCCTG ATCTGACAAATATGATGGCCACATCCCGGAAATACGAAGAACTGCTATGGGCGtggaagagctggagagacaaAGTGGGGAGAGCcatccttccctttttccctaAGTATGTGGAATTCTCCAACAAGATCGCCAAGCTCAACG GCTACACAGATGCAGGGGACTCATGGAGATCCTTCTACGAGTCTGACAGCTTGGAGCAAGACCTGGAAAAACTGTATGAGGAGCTGCAGCCGCTCTACCTGAACCTGCATGCCTATGTGCGCCGGTCCCTGCACCGCCACTATGGGCCTGAGTACATCAACCTGGATGGTCCCATTCCTGCCCATCTGCTAG GGAACATGTGGGCGCAGACCTGGTCCAACATCTATGATTTGGTGGCGCCCTTCCCTTCTGCCCCCAATTTAGATGCTACAGAAGCCATGAAAAAGCAG GGATGGACACCCAGAAGAATCTTTAAAGAAGCTGACAATTTCTTTACCTCCTTGGGGCTGTTACCTGTGCCCGCTGAGTTCTGGAACAAGTCCATGTTAGAGAAGCCAACCGATGGAAGGGAGGTGGTGTGCCATGCCTCAGCCTGGGACTTCTACAACGGCAAGGACTTCAG GATCAAGCAGTGTACCTCTGTGAACATGGAGGACTTGGTGATAGCACACCACGAAATGGGCCACGTCCAGTATTTCATGCAGTACAAAGACTTACCCATGACCTTTCGGGAGGGTGCCAACCCCGGTTTTCATGAAGCTATTGGAGATGTGCTAGCTCTGTCGGTGTCTACCCCCAAGCATCTACACAGTCTCAACCTGCTTAGTAGTGAGGGCAGTGGCTACg AGCATGACATCAACTTTCTAATGAAGATGGCCCTCGACAAGATCGCCTTCATCCCGTTCAGCTACCTCATGGACCAGTGGCGCTGGAGGATTTTTGATGGGAGCATCACCAAGGAGAACTACAACCAGGAGTGGTGGAGCCTCAG GCTGAAGTATCAGGGTCTCTGCCCTCCAGTGCCTCGATCCCAAGGTGACTTTGACCCAGGGTCCAAGTTCCACATACCTGCGAATGTGCCATACATCAG GTACTTTATCAGCTTCATCATCCAGTTCCAGTTCCACGAGGCACTGTGTCACGCAGCCGGGCACACGGGTCCCCTGCACAAGTGTGACATCTACCAATCCAAGGAAGCAGGGAAGCTCCTGGC GGATACCATGAAGCTGGGCTACAGTAAGCCGTGGCCAGAGGCCATGAAGCTGATCACAGGCCAGCCTAACATGTCAGCTTCTGCCATGATGAATTACTTCAAGCCACTGACAGAATGGCTCGTCACCGAGAACAGGAGACATGGAGAGACACTGGGCTGGCCGGAGTACACCTGGACACCAAACACGG CTCGTGCAGAAGGCTCCCTCCCAGAGTCCAGCCGCGTCAACTTCCTGGGCATGTACCTGGAGCCACAGCAGGCCCGCGTGGGCCAGTGGGTGCTGCTCTTCCTAGGCGTCGCCCTGCTGCTGGCCACCGTGGGTCTCGCCCATCGTCTCTACAACATCCATAACCATCACAGCCTCCGCCGGCCCCACCGCGGGCCCCAGTTTGGGTCTGAGGTGGAGCTCAGACACTCCTGA